One Microlunatus soli genomic window carries:
- a CDS encoding sensor histidine kinase, with protein sequence MNDLRRIHDRWRRLDVTLRDAPLAVLLAGASLVPAFAGYGTQIGGLPNRPLDAPAFAVIVLECVPLVVRRRRPGVCVWLVAVGFALDQFLGYHTVAGTALLLALVSAGAHLDRRRRLTAVLLSVGYLLFVLVLVRLGSTERPDDLIFFYLALALGWAVGAWLRHTRSIEAERRHRIAVDTRTAERTRIARELHDVVTHHVTAMVVQAESARYLTADPERLDQALTAVTGTGRRAITDLRQLLDLLDPGHGSAPVAPQPTDLSALVRQARDAGQPVELIEQGTAPDGLDSAESTAYRVVQEALTNAMKYAHGRATVVRISHHTREISVEVITEGSAAVPTSPGGSGRGLRGLDERVQILGGDFTAGSQPNGGFVVRASIPTGDPT encoded by the coding sequence GTGAACGACCTTCGGCGGATCCATGATCGGTGGCGTCGGTTGGACGTCACCCTCCGGGACGCTCCGCTCGCTGTGCTGCTCGCCGGCGCCTCACTGGTGCCGGCGTTCGCCGGCTACGGGACGCAGATCGGAGGCCTGCCGAACAGACCGCTCGACGCTCCCGCGTTTGCGGTGATCGTGCTGGAATGCGTGCCGCTGGTCGTACGGCGACGTCGGCCCGGTGTGTGCGTCTGGTTGGTCGCGGTGGGTTTCGCTCTCGATCAGTTCCTCGGCTATCACACTGTCGCCGGCACCGCCCTGCTACTCGCGCTGGTCAGCGCCGGCGCCCATCTCGATCGGCGGCGACGCCTGACCGCGGTGCTGCTCTCGGTGGGATACCTGCTGTTCGTGCTCGTCCTCGTTCGGCTCGGGTCGACCGAGCGGCCGGACGACCTGATCTTCTTCTACCTGGCGCTGGCACTCGGCTGGGCCGTCGGCGCCTGGTTGCGTCACACCCGGAGCATCGAAGCCGAACGGCGTCACCGGATCGCCGTCGACACCCGAACCGCCGAGCGCACCCGGATCGCTCGAGAACTCCACGACGTCGTGACCCACCACGTGACCGCGATGGTCGTCCAGGCCGAGTCGGCGCGGTATCTCACGGCCGATCCGGAACGTCTGGATCAGGCACTGACCGCCGTCACCGGGACCGGCCGCCGAGCCATCACCGACCTACGCCAGCTGCTCGATCTCCTTGATCCCGGCCACGGCAGCGCACCGGTAGCGCCACAGCCGACAGATCTGTCGGCGCTGGTGCGGCAGGCTCGTGATGCCGGCCAGCCGGTCGAACTCATCGAGCAGGGCACCGCGCCGGATGGCCTCGACAGTGCGGAGTCGACGGCCTACCGGGTCGTCCAGGAGGCGTTGACCAACGCGATGAAGTATGCACACGGCCGTGCCACGGTGGTTCGCATCTCCCACCACACGAGAGAAATCAGCGTCGAGGTGATCACCGAGGGCTCGGCTGCGGTCCCGACGTCTCCCGGAGGCAGCGGCCGCGGACTGCGAGGCCTCGACGAGCGGGTGCAGATCCTCGGTGGTGACTTCACTGCCGGCTCCCAGCCCAACGGTGGGTTCGTCGTCCGAGCAAGCATTCCGACCGGAGATCCGACATGA
- a CDS encoding response regulator, producing the protein MTGPIRVLVCDDQALIRTGFATIIDAQPDMIMVGECADGRVAVDLARRLRPDVVVMDVRMPVMDGIEATEQLAGSEVTDPIKILVVTTFNLDEYVYRALRAGASGFLLKDAPPDQMLTGIRTVATGSALLAPEVTRQLVGRYASRIRANEAPEDIPLAPRELEVLRLIADGRSNSEIAAALVISPETVKTYVSRILTKLDLRDRVQAVVYAYRRGLVS; encoded by the coding sequence ATGACGGGCCCGATCCGGGTGTTGGTCTGCGACGACCAGGCGTTGATCCGGACCGGCTTTGCCACGATCATCGACGCCCAACCCGACATGATCATGGTCGGCGAATGCGCGGACGGCCGGGTGGCGGTCGACCTCGCTCGTCGACTGCGCCCCGACGTGGTGGTGATGGACGTCCGGATGCCGGTCATGGACGGGATCGAAGCAACCGAGCAGCTGGCCGGCAGCGAGGTCACCGATCCGATCAAGATCTTGGTGGTGACGACCTTCAACCTCGACGAGTACGTCTATCGGGCACTCCGGGCGGGAGCGAGCGGCTTCCTGCTGAAGGACGCGCCGCCCGACCAGATGCTGACCGGCATCCGGACCGTCGCCACCGGATCCGCGCTGCTGGCACCTGAGGTGACCCGCCAGTTGGTCGGCCGCTACGCCTCCAGGATCCGTGCCAACGAAGCGCCGGAGGATATTCCACTCGCACCGCGGGAACTGGAGGTGCTGCGGCTGATCGCCGACGGACGGTCCAACAGCGAGATCGCCGCCGCCCTGGTGATCAGTCCGGAGACCGTGAAGACCTACGTCTCCCGCATTCTCACCAAACTCGATCTGCGCGATCGGGTCCAGGCCGTCGTGTACGCCTACCGCCGCGGCCTGGTGAGTTGA
- a CDS encoding IS256 family transposase, whose protein sequence is MALSQSVASELLAAFRAGEGVDLIRESVRMVMQELIETEATEQIGAGPYERTDTRTTQRNGSRPRLVSTQAGDVQLQIPKLRQGSFFPVILERRRRIDQALYAVVMEAWVNGVSTRAVDDLVVALGIGTGISKSEVSRICAGLDEQVTAFRTRPLHHTSFPYVFLDATYLHVRRTGQVTSMAVVVATGVTASGGREILGIDVGDSEDEVFWRGFLRTLRERGLSGVQLLISDQHAGLVAALDRQFQGVAHQRCRVHFARNLLALVPKSHKDMVASVFRTAFAQPDPTAAAAVWDQVRDQLAQTFPKIGPLMDDAKAEVLAFTTFPRSHWAKIWSTNPIERINREIKRRARVVGIFPNEASVIRLVGAVVNDLHDEWQVAERRYLSETSMAKLRPDSDTGPVAAIETGN, encoded by the coding sequence ATGGCGTTGTCCCAGTCTGTCGCATCCGAGCTGCTTGCAGCGTTTCGTGCCGGTGAAGGCGTTGACCTGATCCGGGAATCGGTTCGGATGGTGATGCAGGAACTGATCGAGACCGAAGCGACCGAACAGATCGGCGCCGGCCCTTATGAACGCACCGACACACGCACGACTCAGCGCAACGGATCTCGTCCGCGGCTGGTCTCCACCCAGGCCGGTGATGTTCAGCTCCAGATCCCGAAGCTGCGGCAGGGATCGTTCTTCCCGGTGATCTTGGAACGCCGACGGCGGATCGATCAGGCCTTGTATGCGGTGGTGATGGAGGCCTGGGTGAACGGTGTCTCGACCCGTGCAGTCGACGATCTTGTCGTCGCTTTGGGCATCGGGACCGGTATCAGCAAGTCCGAAGTGAGCCGGATCTGTGCCGGTCTGGACGAGCAAGTCACCGCGTTCCGGACCCGGCCCTTGCACCACACCAGCTTTCCCTACGTGTTCCTCGACGCGACCTACCTGCATGTCCGACGCACCGGACAGGTCACCTCGATGGCCGTGGTGGTGGCGACCGGGGTGACCGCCAGCGGCGGCCGGGAGATCCTCGGTATCGACGTCGGCGACAGCGAGGACGAGGTGTTCTGGCGCGGTTTCCTCCGCACCCTGCGCGAGCGTGGCCTGTCCGGAGTCCAACTGCTCATCTCCGACCAACACGCCGGTCTGGTCGCCGCTCTGGACCGGCAGTTTCAAGGGGTGGCGCATCAACGCTGCCGGGTCCACTTCGCCCGCAACCTGCTCGCGCTGGTGCCCAAGTCCCACAAGGACATGGTCGCCTCGGTGTTCCGAACCGCGTTCGCCCAACCCGACCCAACAGCAGCTGCAGCGGTCTGGGACCAAGTCCGAGACCAACTCGCGCAAACCTTTCCCAAGATCGGTCCGCTGATGGACGACGCGAAAGCCGAAGTCCTTGCCTTCACCACGTTCCCCCGTAGTCACTGGGCCAAGATCTGGTCGACCAACCCGATCGAACGGATCAACCGCGAGATCAAACGCCGCGCCCGCGTCGTCGGAATCTTCCCCAACGAGGCCAGCGTCATCCGCCTCGTCGGCGCCGTGGTCAACGACCTCCACGACGAATGGCAAGTCGCCGAACGCCGCTACCTCTCCGAAACCAGCATGGCCAAACTCCGCCCCGACAGCGATACTGGACCCGTTGCCGCGATCGAGACCGGCAACTAG
- a CDS encoding SDR family NAD(P)-dependent oxidoreductase yields MTQPQSSVLITGANKGLGLEAARRLGSRGWRVFLGSRDPGRGRAAADKLAVAGIDVIMVPLDVTSDESVTAAVDVVGRHTDRLDVLINNAGAPGHVITPADATVDELRPVFAANVDGPVRVTHAFLPLLRTADHPRVVMVSSAGGSFAVVTDPDQPVATMHELAYSASKAALNMITVRYAQALPEIKFNAVTPGEVAEHTFAATDMNHHTGQLTVTEGTDSIIAAALIGPEGPTGTFTDRVGPVGW; encoded by the coding sequence ATGACGCAACCACAGAGTTCGGTACTGATCACCGGAGCCAACAAGGGACTCGGGCTGGAGGCCGCGCGCCGACTCGGGTCCCGAGGCTGGCGGGTGTTCCTCGGCTCACGCGACCCGGGGCGTGGCCGAGCAGCCGCGGACAAGCTCGCCGTCGCCGGGATCGACGTGATCATGGTCCCGTTGGACGTGACCTCGGATGAATCGGTGACGGCGGCGGTCGACGTCGTCGGCCGGCACACCGATCGGCTGGACGTCCTGATCAACAATGCCGGCGCGCCGGGGCATGTCATCACGCCGGCCGATGCGACCGTCGACGAGCTTCGTCCGGTCTTCGCTGCCAACGTGGACGGTCCGGTCCGAGTCACTCACGCATTTCTCCCGCTGTTGAGGACTGCCGACCATCCCCGGGTGGTGATGGTGTCCAGTGCCGGCGGTTCGTTCGCCGTCGTCACCGACCCCGATCAGCCGGTCGCTACCATGCACGAGCTCGCCTACAGCGCATCCAAGGCCGCGTTGAACATGATCACCGTCCGTTACGCCCAGGCGTTGCCGGAGATCAAGTTCAACGCGGTGACTCCCGGAGAGGTCGCCGAACACACCTTCGCTGCCACGGACATGAATCATCACACCGGTCAGCTGACGGTGACCGAGGGCACCGATTCGATCATCGCCGCCGCCCTGATCGGCCCCGAGGGGCCGACCGGGACCTTCACCGACCGGGTCGGTCCGGTCGGATGGTGA
- a CDS encoding alpha-L-rhamnosidase-related protein, with protein sequence MATATCRRIMIDTDPFVASSTGGWSDKAHWPASWIRRPGRSEQGMVTGYRLEFTGPIETTIHVTADERYELYLDGELIDRGPDRGDLEHWSFASYLLTAGAGQHRLAARVWSLGDDAPLAQFSRSPGLLLADQDGRLSTGRAPWQVAELPGHRLRSKGVAWGCGAKLELDGRLFPWGWASGADGLTWDPAESAEPGFGAAYANDVPPTRLLLPTLLPPQRAQEFTGSRVRQVADHPGGDTHRLIISPADDLPTEAKAWQQLLTGGPAVVVPAGTGRRVIIDLDDYVCAYPQLRLSGGEAAMIRVHWQESLLDADGGKGDRDQVDGKRFASRGADQDGVGDLFIAGGGEQELHTTLWWEAGRYVEIVVSTADQPLTIESLTFVENHYPFDDLGAFDASDQRLPAVRKLAFRTLQMCSHETTMDCPYYEQLQYAGDTRIQNLVAYVATGDDRLARQALLAFDRSRGTDGLTRSRYPSRIRQTIPPFSLWWIAMVHDFALWRGDLGFVADLMPGVRAVLDAHRRGVDGQGLFHGLDGWNFTDWVPRWSDGAPVDAHWGVSGVLNLQLAHVAGLAADLEDWAGAAVLAEHHRTLADTVRSAAEDHFWSAERGLYADDLGRTTFSEHAQCLALFAGAADGADAVARTIDSSDPDLARTTVYFDHYLFDAYGRIGRPDAMINRMGLWFDLLDTGLRTVVEQPEPTRSDCHAWGAHPIVHTATTLLGIRPIEPGMSRVIIRPQLGPLEWAEATVPTPFGALSVRAEAAAEPTIDLPTGMLLDR encoded by the coding sequence ATGGCTACCGCAACCTGCCGACGGATCATGATCGACACCGACCCCTTTGTCGCCTCCTCGACCGGAGGCTGGTCGGACAAGGCACACTGGCCGGCATCCTGGATCCGCCGCCCCGGGCGATCGGAGCAAGGCATGGTCACCGGATACCGCCTTGAGTTCACCGGCCCGATCGAGACGACCATCCACGTCACCGCCGACGAACGTTACGAGCTCTATCTCGACGGCGAGTTGATCGACCGAGGCCCCGACCGCGGCGACCTCGAGCACTGGTCCTTCGCCAGCTACCTGCTCACCGCCGGTGCGGGGCAGCACCGGTTGGCTGCCCGAGTGTGGAGTCTCGGCGACGACGCACCACTGGCCCAGTTCTCCCGGTCTCCCGGACTACTGCTCGCCGATCAGGACGGCCGTCTGAGCACCGGCCGCGCTCCGTGGCAGGTCGCCGAGTTGCCCGGGCACCGGCTCCGATCCAAGGGAGTTGCCTGGGGCTGCGGCGCCAAACTGGAACTCGACGGCCGACTCTTTCCCTGGGGATGGGCCAGCGGCGCGGACGGTCTGACCTGGGATCCGGCCGAGAGCGCCGAGCCGGGCTTCGGCGCCGCCTACGCCAACGACGTGCCGCCGACCCGGTTGCTGCTACCGACATTGCTGCCGCCCCAACGGGCGCAGGAGTTCACCGGCAGCCGGGTCCGGCAGGTCGCCGACCATCCTGGCGGCGACACGCACCGGTTGATCATCTCCCCGGCCGACGACCTGCCGACGGAAGCGAAAGCCTGGCAGCAGCTGCTGACGGGCGGGCCTGCGGTGGTGGTACCGGCCGGCACCGGTCGCCGGGTGATCATCGACCTCGACGACTACGTCTGTGCCTACCCGCAGCTCCGGCTCAGCGGAGGCGAGGCAGCGATGATTCGCGTGCACTGGCAGGAAAGTCTCCTCGACGCCGACGGCGGCAAAGGGGATCGCGATCAGGTCGACGGTAAACGGTTCGCATCCCGCGGCGCCGACCAGGACGGTGTCGGTGACCTGTTCATCGCCGGTGGCGGTGAACAGGAACTGCACACCACGCTGTGGTGGGAAGCGGGTCGCTATGTCGAGATCGTCGTCAGCACGGCCGACCAGCCGCTGACGATCGAGTCCTTGACCTTCGTGGAGAATCACTATCCGTTCGACGATCTCGGGGCCTTCGACGCCTCCGACCAGCGGCTGCCCGCGGTGCGCAAGCTCGCCTTCCGAACGCTCCAGATGTGTTCGCACGAGACGACGATGGACTGTCCCTACTACGAGCAGCTGCAGTATGCCGGGGACACCAGGATCCAGAACCTGGTCGCCTACGTCGCCACCGGGGACGACCGGCTGGCCCGGCAGGCGTTGCTCGCCTTCGACCGCAGCCGCGGCACCGACGGGCTGACCAGGAGTCGCTACCCGTCCCGGATCCGTCAGACCATCCCGCCGTTCTCCCTGTGGTGGATCGCCATGGTGCACGATTTCGCCTTGTGGCGTGGTGATCTGGGCTTCGTGGCCGATCTGATGCCAGGCGTCCGAGCGGTCCTCGACGCGCATCGCCGCGGCGTCGATGGGCAAGGTCTGTTCCACGGCCTGGATGGGTGGAATTTCACCGATTGGGTGCCGAGATGGTCCGACGGCGCGCCGGTGGACGCTCATTGGGGCGTCTCCGGGGTGCTGAATCTCCAGCTGGCGCACGTCGCTGGACTGGCCGCCGATCTGGAGGACTGGGCCGGCGCCGCAGTCCTGGCCGAACACCACCGCACCCTCGCCGACACGGTGCGCTCCGCGGCCGAAGATCATTTCTGGTCGGCAGAGCGCGGACTGTACGCCGACGATCTCGGTCGGACGACGTTCAGCGAGCACGCCCAATGTCTGGCGCTGTTCGCCGGGGCCGCCGATGGTGCCGACGCGGTCGCCCGAACGATCGACAGCAGCGATCCCGACCTGGCTCGGACGACGGTCTACTTCGACCACTATCTCTTCGATGCCTACGGCCGGATCGGTCGCCCCGACGCGATGATCAACAGGATGGGACTGTGGTTCGACCTGCTCGACACCGGTCTGCGGACGGTTGTCGAACAGCCGGAGCCGACCCGCAGCGACTGCCATGCCTGGGGCGCCCATCCGATCGTGCACACGGCCACCACACTGCTCGGCATTCGTCCGATCGAGCCCGGCATGAGTCGGGTGATCATCCGCCCGCAGCTGGGGCCGCTGGAATGGGCCGAGGCAACGGTGCCCACGCCGTTCGGTGCTCTTTCGGTGCGGGCCGAGGCAGCTGCCGAGCCGACGATCGATCTTCCGACGGGGATGCTCTTGGATCGGTGA
- a CDS encoding nitrate reductase subunit alpha: MTGSRSSSGVDGPAAGALLTAGRFFTRWEESEDRRVVFRKGGRSGDAFYRDRWSHDKIVRSTHGVNCTGSCSWKVYVKDGVITWESQATDYPSVGPDSPEYEPRGCPRGAAFSWYTYSPTRVRYPYAREVLIEAYRAAKRQHRDPVDAWAAVVGDPTTRRRYQQARGKGGLIRVSWDEALEIAAAAHVHTIRAYGPDRCAGFSPIPAMSMVSHCVGTRFIQLIGGVMTSFYDWYADLPVASPQVFGDQTDVPESGDWWDSTYLMMWGSNVPVTRTPDAHWMTEVRYRGTKVVAVSPDYADNTKFADEWMPAQAGSDAALAMAMGHVMLREFFVDRQTEFFNSYVRQFTDLPFLIRLELRDDGSLAAGKFLTAADLDTRETAPEDTWKTVLLDDATGQPVVPGGSIGHRYAESGEGHWNLDLDGMTPRLSLYGSGDVAEVMLPAFTSPTGEGEVLRRGVPVTTVGDHLVTTVFDLMLAQYGVGRDGLPGEWPTDYTDVAHPYTPAWQAEITGVPAEQCIRIAREFAQNAIDSQGRSMIIMGSGICQWFHGDATYRAVLALLMLTGCQGRNGGGWAHYVGQEKCRPITGWISLANALDWSRPPRTVPGTSYWYMHTGQWRNDGYTADSLLSPLAGDRLRGKHTADTIAQSARLGWMPFYPQFAANPLDVADQAQQAVSSGTANSAAGYVAEELRSGRLQPAIADIDAEQNWPRTLVLWRSNLFGSSAKGDEYFLQNLLGTQANVLGSENPKAPRPIEVAWHDEAPQGKLDLLVSADFRMTSTTLHSDIVFPAATWYEKHDLSSTDMHPFVHAFSPAIDSPWQSRTDFELFHGLARRFSELAEDHLGTRRDLVAVPMQHDTAGETSQPRGEVRDWLTDDSVEAAPGRTMPNFTVVERDYTKIADKLAAVGPLADQLGFTVKAITYDVTEQVDGLKHSNGVMLGGSTDGRPAIDTDAKLAEAILRFSGTTNGALAVQGFRQLERRVGRPMADLAEGSEERRISFADTQTSPQPVITSPEWSGSETGGRRYAPFTQNIERLKPFHTLTGRMHFYLDHDWMADLGEAMPIYRPPLDMHTLFGEPRLGRDGAQVTVRYLTPHSKWSIHSEYQDNLLMLSLSRGGPTVWMSTGDATAIGVEDNEWVECDSANGVFVGRAIVSHRIPDGLVFVHHVQERTIDVPKSERTGRRGGIHNSVTRLLVKPSHLIGGYAQLSYTFNYLGPTGNQRDIVATVRRRSQEVQYR; this comes from the coding sequence ATGACTGGGAGCAGATCCTCCTCGGGGGTCGATGGTCCAGCAGCCGGCGCACTCTTGACAGCAGGTCGATTCTTCACCCGCTGGGAAGAATCCGAAGACCGCCGCGTCGTCTTCCGTAAAGGCGGCCGCTCGGGCGACGCCTTTTATCGCGATCGGTGGAGCCACGACAAGATTGTGCGCTCCACCCATGGCGTGAATTGCACCGGATCCTGTTCATGGAAGGTGTATGTCAAGGACGGGGTGATCACCTGGGAGAGCCAGGCCACCGACTACCCGTCGGTCGGCCCGGACAGTCCCGAGTACGAGCCTCGCGGTTGTCCTCGCGGCGCCGCGTTCTCCTGGTACACCTACTCCCCCACCCGGGTGCGCTATCCGTATGCCCGCGAGGTGTTGATCGAGGCCTATCGGGCGGCCAAACGGCAGCATCGCGATCCGGTCGATGCGTGGGCGGCGGTCGTCGGCGATCCGACGACCCGGCGCAGGTACCAACAGGCTCGCGGCAAGGGCGGCCTGATCAGGGTGAGTTGGGACGAGGCACTGGAGATCGCCGCAGCCGCGCACGTCCACACCATCAGGGCCTACGGGCCGGACCGCTGCGCCGGCTTCTCGCCGATCCCGGCGATGTCCATGGTCAGCCACTGTGTCGGGACCCGATTCATCCAATTGATCGGCGGTGTGATGACGTCGTTCTACGACTGGTACGCCGATCTCCCGGTCGCCAGCCCGCAGGTGTTCGGAGACCAGACCGATGTCCCGGAATCCGGCGACTGGTGGGACAGCACCTACCTGATGATGTGGGGTTCCAATGTCCCCGTCACCCGCACCCCGGATGCACATTGGATGACCGAGGTGCGCTATCGCGGCACCAAGGTCGTGGCCGTCAGTCCGGACTACGCCGACAACACGAAATTCGCCGACGAGTGGATGCCTGCCCAGGCCGGATCCGACGCCGCACTGGCGATGGCCATGGGGCACGTGATGTTGCGCGAATTCTTCGTCGACCGGCAGACCGAATTCTTCAATTCCTATGTCCGCCAGTTCACCGACCTGCCGTTTCTGATCCGTCTGGAACTGCGGGACGACGGCTCACTCGCGGCCGGCAAGTTCCTGACTGCCGCGGACCTGGACACCAGGGAGACCGCACCGGAGGACACCTGGAAGACGGTGCTGCTGGACGATGCGACCGGGCAGCCGGTGGTGCCCGGCGGCTCGATCGGTCACCGCTATGCGGAGTCCGGCGAGGGCCACTGGAATCTTGATCTTGACGGGATGACACCGCGGTTGAGCCTGTACGGCTCCGGCGACGTCGCCGAGGTGATGCTGCCGGCGTTCACCTCGCCGACCGGCGAGGGTGAGGTGCTGCGCCGCGGTGTTCCGGTCACGACGGTCGGTGATCACCTGGTGACCACGGTTTTCGATCTGATGCTGGCCCAGTACGGCGTCGGCCGGGACGGTCTGCCAGGCGAGTGGCCGACCGACTACACCGACGTCGCACACCCCTACACCCCTGCCTGGCAAGCGGAGATCACCGGTGTCCCCGCCGAGCAGTGCATCCGGATCGCCCGCGAGTTCGCCCAGAACGCGATCGACTCCCAAGGCCGCTCCATGATCATCATGGGCTCCGGCATCTGCCAGTGGTTCCACGGTGATGCCACCTATCGGGCGGTGCTGGCGTTGTTGATGTTGACCGGTTGCCAAGGGCGCAACGGCGGCGGCTGGGCGCACTACGTCGGCCAGGAGAAGTGCCGGCCGATCACCGGCTGGATCTCATTGGCCAATGCCCTGGACTGGTCCCGTCCGCCGCGGACGGTGCCGGGCACCTCCTATTGGTACATGCACACCGGGCAGTGGCGCAACGACGGTTACACCGCCGATTCGCTGCTCTCCCCGTTGGCCGGAGACCGCCTCCGTGGCAAGCACACCGCCGACACCATCGCCCAGTCAGCGCGGCTGGGCTGGATGCCGTTCTATCCGCAGTTCGCGGCCAACCCCCTCGATGTCGCAGACCAGGCGCAACAAGCGGTCTCGTCCGGCACCGCCAACAGCGCGGCCGGTTACGTGGCCGAGGAGTTGCGATCCGGGCGGCTGCAGCCGGCGATCGCCGACATCGACGCCGAACAGAACTGGCCGCGGACGTTGGTGCTGTGGCGGTCGAACCTGTTCGGGTCGTCGGCCAAGGGTGACGAATACTTCCTGCAGAATCTGCTCGGCACCCAGGCCAATGTGCTCGGCAGTGAGAACCCGAAGGCGCCGCGCCCGATCGAGGTGGCCTGGCATGACGAGGCACCGCAGGGCAAGCTCGACCTGCTGGTGTCGGCCGACTTCCGGATGACGTCGACGACACTGCACTCCGACATCGTCTTCCCGGCAGCGACCTGGTACGAGAAGCACGACCTCTCCTCGACCGACATGCATCCCTTCGTGCACGCCTTCTCCCCCGCCATCGACTCACCGTGGCAGAGTCGTACCGACTTCGAGTTGTTCCACGGCCTGGCCCGTCGCTTCTCCGAACTTGCCGAAGATCATCTCGGGACCCGTCGCGACCTTGTCGCAGTGCCGATGCAGCACGACACGGCGGGCGAAACGTCACAACCACGGGGTGAGGTCCGAGACTGGCTGACCGACGACAGCGTCGAGGCTGCGCCGGGCCGGACCATGCCCAACTTCACCGTCGTCGAACGCGACTACACCAAGATCGCCGACAAGCTGGCCGCGGTCGGTCCCCTGGCCGACCAACTCGGCTTCACGGTCAAAGCCATCACCTATGACGTCACCGAACAGGTCGACGGCCTCAAGCACAGCAACGGTGTGATGTTGGGCGGCAGCACCGACGGACGGCCCGCGATCGACACCGACGCGAAGCTGGCCGAGGCGATCCTCCGGTTCTCCGGGACGACCAACGGCGCGCTGGCGGTCCAGGGCTTCCGCCAGCTCGAGCGTCGGGTCGGCAGACCGATGGCCGATCTTGCCGAGGGATCGGAGGAACGCCGAATCAGTTTCGCCGACACCCAGACCTCGCCGCAGCCGGTGATCACCTCACCGGAGTGGTCCGGGTCGGAGACCGGTGGCCGCCGCTATGCACCGTTCACCCAGAACATCGAACGGCTGAAGCCGTTCCACACCCTGACCGGTCGGATGCACTTCTATCTTGATCATGACTGGATGGCCGATCTCGGCGAGGCGATGCCGATCTACCGGCCGCCGCTGGACATGCACACACTGTTCGGCGAACCTCGACTCGGTCGCGACGGCGCGCAGGTCACCGTCCGATACCTGACACCGCATTCGAAGTGGTCGATCCACTCCGAGTATCAGGACAACCTGCTGATGCTGTCGCTCTCCCGCGGCGGGCCGACGGTCTGGATGAGTACCGGCGACGCGACCGCGATCGGCGTCGAGGACAACGAGTGGGTGGAGTGTGACAGCGCGAACGGCGTCTTCGTCGGCCGGGCGATCGTCAGTCACCGCATCCCCGACGGGCTGGTGTTCGTCCACCACGTCCAGGAACGGACGATCGACGTCCCGAAGTCCGAACGCACCGGCCGCCGGGGTGGGATCCACAACTCCGTCACCCGGCTGTTGGTCAAGCCGAGTCACCTGATCGGCGGCTATGCCCAGCTCTCCTACACGTTCAACTATCTCGGGCCCACCGGAAACCAACGCGACATCGTGGCCACGGTCCGCCGTCGCAGCCAGGAGGTGCAGTACCGATGA
- a CDS encoding CPBP family intramembrane glutamic endopeptidase: MRLVKQIGQLGIVAVIAFVGSQAVAAVDGNPALTLIFGLATAVLAVVGYRWIVRLTERRPPSEAGWPGAARRIAAGSVLGLALFSAVIATIALLGGYRIAGWGSLGGLVGLIGFMAAAAVTEELLFRGVLFRIVEERTGSWIALALTGLLFGLSHLLNPHATLWGAIAIAIEAGGMLAATYAATRSLWLPIGLHFGWNLAEAAIFGTEVSGNGATTGLLNGVTSGPTVLTGGEFGPEASIFSVLAGAAVTVLFMIVAHRRGRLVPIRRRRVVADVNATLSR, encoded by the coding sequence ATGCGATTGGTGAAGCAGATCGGACAGCTCGGAATTGTGGCGGTGATCGCCTTCGTGGGCAGCCAGGCAGTGGCTGCGGTGGATGGCAACCCGGCCTTGACATTGATCTTCGGACTGGCGACTGCGGTGTTGGCCGTGGTGGGCTATCGGTGGATCGTCCGGCTGACCGAACGTCGACCACCGTCGGAGGCGGGATGGCCCGGCGCCGCTCGCAGGATCGCCGCCGGCTCCGTGCTCGGCCTGGCACTGTTCTCCGCGGTGATCGCCACCATTGCACTGCTCGGTGGTTATCGGATCGCCGGCTGGGGCTCGCTGGGCGGCCTGGTCGGATTGATCGGCTTCATGGCAGCGGCTGCCGTGACCGAGGAGTTGCTGTTCCGCGGTGTCCTGTTCCGGATCGTCGAGGAACGTACCGGTAGCTGGATCGCCTTGGCCCTGACCGGTCTGCTGTTCGGTCTGTCGCATCTGCTCAACCCGCACGCCACGTTGTGGGGCGCGATCGCCATCGCCATCGAAGCCGGTGGGATGCTGGCAGCGACCTATGCCGCGACCCGTTCGCTGTGGCTACCGATCGGCCTGCACTTCGGTTGGAACCTCGCCGAGGCCGCGATCTTCGGCACCGAGGTGTCCGGCAACGGGGCGACGACAGGTCTGCTGAACGGCGTCACCTCCGGCCCGACGGTGCTCACCGGTGGCGAGTTCGGACCCGAGGCCAGCATCTTCTCGGTACTGGCCGGCGCCGCCGTGACGGTGCTGTTCATGATCGTCGCCCATCGGCGTGGCCGACTGGTGCCGATCCGACGGCGTCGGGTCGTGGCCGACGTGAACGCTACGCTCTCCCGGTGA